The Populus trichocarpa isolate Nisqually-1 chromosome 2, P.trichocarpa_v4.1, whole genome shotgun sequence genome has a window encoding:
- the LOC7478792 gene encoding transcription factor MYB1R1, which yields MENFEKMISEGVKKFVKEYYKKNPDEAWTDQEHELFLMGLRKYGRANYGKISRKFVKTKNLQQVKNHANLVFRISGQLLKSSTRKGPNTKVGVAKSDPAAANIASTSNVVVPDVADAASGTNGVVEPETNAIVVDQIIGTTNRTTTLDLFPTSEPKPTLIMFPVTAPTFPVRSETESSDVPPNYAHESNLQDTHTYGSTVGGDLFPSYGELDLDLHLGSWY from the exons ATGGAAAATTTTGAGAAGATGATCTCTGAAGGGGTCAAAAAGTTTGTGAAAGAGTACTACAAGAAGAATCCTGATGAAGCTTGGACTGATCAAGAACACGA GCTATTCCTAATGGGACTGAGGAAGTATGGAAGAGCAAATTATGGGAAAATATCCAGGAAGTTTGTCAAGACTAAAAATCTTCAACAAGTCAAAAACCATGCTAACTTGGTGTTCCGAATAAGTGGCCAGTTGTTGAAATCCTCCACAAGAAAGGGACCAAACACCAAAGTTGGCGTCGCGAAGTCCGATCCTGCTGCAGCCAATATTGCTAGCACCTCCAACGTCGTGGTGCCTGATGTTGCTGATGCTGCCTCAGGAACCAACGGGGTGGTAGAGCCAGAAACAAATGCCATTGTGGTTGATCAGATCATAGGCACAACTAATCGTACTACAACATTGGACTTGTTTCCAACATCCGAGCCCAAGCCAACCTTAATCATGTTCCCTGTGACAGCACCAACGTTTCCTGTTCGGTCAGAAACTGAAAGCTCAGATGTTCCACCGAATTATGCCCACGAAAGCAACCTTCAGGATACGCATACTTATGGCAGTACTGTTGGTGGGGATTTGTTTCCTTCATATGGTGAACTTGATTTGGATCTCCATTTAGGTTCATGGTACTGA